The following proteins come from a genomic window of Montipora foliosa isolate CH-2021 chromosome 2, ASM3666993v2, whole genome shotgun sequence:
- the LOC137991771 gene encoding uncharacterized protein yields the protein LGLSKGLPAMNCKDLKLKVPSATSGVYWIDPDAGSLGNAFQAYCDQQTDGGGWTLVWSYTFTAYSSFTSGANAVTPRPTWKASQANTRVSTTVPLSETHYDDMNFALWRVIGNEILIIVCKEGSGSIVMQKAGSVNCKLVKQVSQQCSGVVPKLFTLHSYGPYLASSRAYYYFDSNTRGNWPTHDPCGRNQANQLKGVANPHGNIFVR from the coding sequence TTAGGTTTGTCTAAGGGTCTTCCAGCGATGAATTGCAAGGACCTTAAGCTTAAAGTGCCTTCTGCCACTTCAGGCGTTTATTGGATTGACCCAGATGCTGGCTCTCTTGGTAACGCTTTCCAAGCCTATTGCGATCAGCAGACGGATGGTGGGGGCTGGACTCTAGTTTGGAGTTACACCTTTACAGCTTACTCAAGTTTTACGAGCGGAGCGAACGCTGTAACTCCTCGTCCCACCTGGAAGGCCAGCCAGGCTAACACTCGAGTGTCTACAACAGTTCCATTGAGCGAGACCCATTACGATGACATGAACTTTGCTTTATGGCGCGTTATTGGTAACGAAATCTTGATCATCGTTTGCAAGGAAGGCAGTGGCAGCATTGTGATGCAGAAGGCGGGATCAGTCAACTGTAAACTGGTTAAACAGGTCTCACAGCAATGCTCAGGAGTGGTTCCAAAATTATTTACACTTCATAGCTACGGGCCTTATCTCGCTAGCAGCCGCGCTTACTACTACTTTGATAGTAATACACGCGGTAATTGGCCTACGCATGATCCCTGCGGTAGAAATCAAGCAAATCAGTTGAAAGGTGTGGCTAATCCACATGGCAATATTTTCGTTCGTTAA
- the LOC137993423 gene encoding uncharacterized protein: MLFFSLWCFLLISSPFSIGGSEKRYKVLEMDLKGNMYFHWNFLFCKDDIIKRLVNGTYNLVRPMSQWGLSKDLPAMNCKDLKLKVPSATSGVYWIDPDAGSLGNAFQAYCDQQTDGGGWTLVWSYTFTAYSSFTSAANAVTPRPTWKASGANTRVSTTVPLSETHYEAMNFALWRVIGNEILIKSNINNWIVCKEGSGSIVMQKAGSVNCKLVKQVSQQCSGVVPKLFTLHSYGPYLSSSSLYYFFDGFTGSGSPTHDPCGKNQANQLKSVAHPHGNIFVR; this comes from the exons atgttgtttttttctctttggtgTTTCTTGCTCATCAGTTCACCTTTCTCGATCGGAGG TTCTGAGAAGAGGTACAAAGTGTTGGAGATGGACCTCAAAGGAAATATGTACTTCCACTGGAATTTCTTGTTCTGTAAGGATGACATCATAAAACGACTGGTTAACGGAACGTACAATTTGGTACGCCCAATGTCCCAGTGGG GTTTGTCTAAGGATCTTCCAGCGATGAATTGCAAGGACCTTAAGCTTAAAGTGCCTTCTGCCACTTCAGGCGTTTACTGGATTGACCCAGATGCTGGCTCTCTTGGTAACGCTTTCCAAGCCTACTGCGATCAGCAGACGGACGGAGGGGGCTGGACTCTAGTTTGGAGTTACACCTTTACAGCTTACTCAAGTTTTACGAGTGCTGCAAACGCTGTAACTCCACGTCCCACCTGGAAGGCCAGCGGTGCTAACACTCGAGTGTCTACAACAGTTCCATTGAGCGAGACCCATTACGAAGCCATGAACTTTGCTTTATGGCGCGTTATTGGTAACGAAATCTTGATCAAAAGCAACATCAACAACTGGATCGTTTGCAAGGAAGGCAGTGGCAGCATTGTGATGCAGAAGGCGGGATCAGTCAACTGTAAACTGGTTAAACAGGTCTCACAGCAATGCTCAGGAGTGGTTCCAAAATTATTTACACTTCATAGCTACGGGCCTTATCTCTCCAGCAGCAGCCTTTACTATTTCTTTGATGGTTTTACAGGCAGTGGTTCGCCTACGCATGATCCTTGTGGTAAAAATCAAGCAAATCAGTTAAAAAGTGTGGCTCATCCACATGGCAATATTTTCGTTCGTTAA